The following are encoded in a window of Candidatus Goldiibacteriota bacterium genomic DNA:
- a CDS encoding glycosyltransferase family 9 protein: MKVLLIRLSSAGDILAAHKTVKALKNAGCEVHMAVKVQFADLAGQLGADKIFGLQKGGLGALIKELNKIKYGAVIDIQNNPKSRAISSALKADIKRTYSKDIIARRIFVLFKLYFGGNIPVARRYLNALKGVIPDKYLNGAFSAPRLKKKDKIKVLIHTGARWPLKRWPYYGALVRLLAGDGRISSITVTGVKDEVAKNDPILYIKGRKIKNLIGKTSLVQMVRETGKADLFIGNDTVAAHAAAMNGIPAFIFLGPTVSEFGFITVPVFSIFQRGLACRPCSLHGGNKCPAGTFECMKKITAEEASAKISAFIRGKNGGI, encoded by the coding sequence GCGACATTCTTGCCGCGCACAAAACCGTTAAGGCTTTAAAAAACGCGGGCTGTGAAGTGCACATGGCGGTAAAAGTGCAGTTTGCGGATTTAGCCGGACAGCTTGGCGCGGATAAGATTTTCGGGCTTCAAAAGGGCGGGCTTGGCGCGCTGATTAAAGAACTTAATAAAATAAAGTATGGCGCCGTAATAGATATTCAGAATAATCCCAAATCAAGGGCGATTTCATCGGCGCTTAAAGCTGATATAAAGAGAACATACTCTAAAGATATTATTGCAAGAAGGATTTTTGTCCTTTTTAAACTTTATTTTGGCGGTAACATACCGGTTGCGCGCAGGTATTTAAACGCGCTTAAAGGGGTCATACCGGATAAATATTTAAACGGGGCTTTTTCGGCGCCCCGCCTGAAGAAAAAGGATAAAATAAAGGTGCTTATACATACCGGAGCCAGATGGCCGCTGAAAAGGTGGCCGTATTACGGCGCCCTTGTCAGGCTGCTTGCCGGGGACGGCAGAATAAGCTCTATAACCGTCACAGGGGTAAAAGACGAGGTTGCAAAAAATGACCCGATACTATATATTAAAGGCAGGAAGATAAAGAACTTAATAGGGAAAACTTCGCTTGTTCAGATGGTAAGGGAAACGGGAAAAGCGGATCTTTTTATAGGCAATGACACTGTTGCCGCGCACGCCGCGGCAATGAACGGCATTCCGGCTTTTATTTTTTTAGGACCCACCGTAAGCGAATTCGGTTTTATTACCGTACCTGTGTTTTCAATATTTCAAAGAGGCCTTGCGTGCAGGCCTTGCAGCCTTCATGGCGGAAATAAATGCCCTGCAGGCACGTTTGAATGCATGAAGAAAATAACCGCGGAAGAGGCATCTGCAAAGATTTCTGCTTTCATCCGGGGAAAAAACGGCGGTATTTGA
- the waaF gene encoding lipopolysaccharide heptosyltransferase II, with amino-acid sequence MKISANITALNEEKNIERCLKSLSFADEIIVTLDSRTDDKTEKIARKYTSRVYKKEFSGFSDIKQFCLSKSKYEWVFVIDADEEVSPALAKEIKSKIKNTVVPGYMIKRDTFFLGRRIKHCGWGKDYQLRLFKKKAGSYDGKTIHESIKLNGAPGRIGAPLYHYSYPDSVSYFSKLNTYTTLQAEAKQKKFLLLRMLFSPFIKFFRMYFLKAGLADGVQGFILCVYSGFSEFVKFSKMWEARKKGNGEGILLRAPNWIGDAVMFTAMIKPAKMLFKKLVVASDKAAAPVFENNPDIDKLIVFDKNDSVSVNAAVKAVKKENLNCAATFTPSMSSGLMLKRAAIKKRAGFAEDGLFLNLRYKRDKKHAAKHITDEFKGILYLLSPSFDFSAARQELFTDTAEEKAALHKFGILKGAKYCVLAPFVMYGPAKMWPLERWADLAGALLKRHSGMKIVLAGTASDRQFDFPVKEKRVIDLRGKTGLAEMTAVIKNAAFFAGNDSGLMHIADGLNVPLLAIFGSTSYQWTGPLSEKSRVISSDISCSPCFEKQCRYGHYDCLKKIKVSDVLKEAEKLLR; translated from the coding sequence ATGAAAATTTCCGCCAACATAACGGCGCTTAATGAGGAAAAAAATATCGAGCGCTGTTTAAAAAGCCTTTCTTTTGCGGATGAAATTATTGTAACGCTTGATTCCAGGACAGATGATAAAACGGAAAAAATCGCCCGCAAATACACTTCTCGCGTCTATAAAAAAGAATTTTCAGGTTTTTCGGACATCAAACAATTCTGCCTTTCAAAATCAAAGTATGAATGGGTGTTTGTAATTGACGCCGACGAAGAAGTATCGCCGGCGCTGGCAAAAGAGATAAAAAGTAAAATTAAAAATACAGTTGTACCGGGTTACATGATAAAAAGGGATACTTTTTTCCTTGGCAGGCGGATTAAGCACTGCGGCTGGGGTAAAGATTATCAGCTAAGGCTGTTTAAAAAGAAAGCCGGCAGTTATGACGGAAAAACAATCCACGAAAGCATAAAATTAAACGGGGCTCCCGGCAGGATAGGCGCCCCGCTTTATCATTATTCATATCCGGACAGTGTTTCGTATTTTTCAAAACTTAATACCTATACCACGCTTCAGGCAGAGGCAAAACAGAAAAAATTCCTGTTATTAAGGATGTTATTTTCGCCCTTTATAAAGTTTTTCAGGATGTATTTTTTAAAAGCGGGTCTTGCGGACGGGGTGCAGGGGTTTATTCTCTGCGTGTACAGCGGTTTTTCCGAATTTGTGAAGTTTTCAAAGATGTGGGAAGCACGCAAGAAGGGCAATGGAGAAGGAATATTATTAAGGGCGCCCAACTGGATAGGCGACGCGGTAATGTTTACGGCAATGATTAAGCCCGCTAAAATGCTGTTTAAAAAACTTGTGGTGGCGTCGGATAAAGCCGCCGCGCCTGTCTTTGAAAATAATCCGGATATAGATAAACTTATAGTGTTTGATAAAAATGATTCCGTGTCGGTAAATGCCGCGGTAAAGGCGGTAAAAAAAGAGAACCTTAACTGCGCCGCCACATTTACGCCTTCGATGTCATCGGGGCTTATGCTTAAAAGGGCGGCAATTAAGAAAAGGGCGGGCTTTGCCGAAGACGGGCTGTTTCTAAATTTAAGGTATAAGCGCGATAAGAAACACGCTGCAAAACACATAACAGACGAATTTAAAGGGATATTGTACCTGCTGTCGCCTTCTTTTGATTTTTCAGCAGCCCGGCAGGAATTGTTTACGGATACAGCGGAGGAAAAGGCCGCGCTTCATAAATTCGGAATATTAAAAGGTGCAAAATACTGTGTGCTTGCGCCGTTTGTGATGTACGGGCCGGCTAAGATGTGGCCGCTGGAAAGGTGGGCGGATCTGGCAGGCGCGCTTTTAAAAAGGCACAGTGGAATGAAAATAGTGCTTGCTGGTACGGCATCAGACAGGCAGTTTGACTTTCCGGTTAAAGAGAAAAGGGTAATTGATTTAAGGGGCAAAACAGGCCTTGCTGAAATGACGGCTGTTATAAAAAATGCGGCGTTTTTCGCGGGAAATGACAGCGGTTTAATGCACATAGCCGACGGTTTGAACGTGCCTCTTCTGGCAATATTCGGCTCTACATCATATCAGTGGACAGGGCCGTTATCTGAAAAATCACGCGTAATATCTTCGGATATTTCCTGCTCGCCGTGTTTTGAAAAGCAGTGCAGATACGGCCACTATGACTGCCTTAAAAAAATAAAAGTATCGGATGTTTTAAAAGAAGCCGAAAAATTACTGCGGTAA